Proteins encoded by one window of Fischerella sp. PCC 9605:
- the nagZ gene encoding beta-N-acetylhexosaminidase, with product MHRFGHHLIVGISGTTLNDEDKRILSALKPIGIIFYAKNFRYGIHYEDWLQVFQELIKQIRQYTERESMFMTIDHEGGTVHRPYLPITRFPHAFLLQSRAREVAASAALELKSLGINVSWAPVADIFSNPNNPIIGSRAFGATPESAAAGAREYFLGLREAGIIGCAKHFPGHGDTSTDSHLELPTLNLTLDELRSRELIPFKALIAEQVPMIMTAHILFPKIDADVPATLSQLILTGILREELGFEGVIVSDDLDMKAVSDMYSRSGTVAQTFKAGCDLFIVSRNLPSSSLERTLAITQDFVDSLNNGSLDERIVEAARMRIDSLLAIAPQYSVSSLDKDTLLRHAELAIACSFKNL from the coding sequence ATGCATCGCTTTGGACATCACCTGATTGTCGGTATTTCCGGTACTACGTTAAATGATGAAGATAAACGTATCCTAAGTGCATTAAAGCCTATTGGGATTATTTTCTATGCTAAAAACTTTCGTTATGGCATCCATTACGAAGATTGGCTGCAAGTTTTCCAAGAGTTGATTAAGCAAATACGGCAATACACCGAACGTGAATCGATGTTCATGACGATCGACCATGAAGGTGGTACTGTCCATCGCCCATATTTGCCCATTACTCGCTTTCCCCATGCTTTCTTGTTGCAGTCCCGTGCGCGTGAAGTAGCTGCATCAGCAGCGCTAGAACTCAAATCATTGGGAATAAATGTATCCTGGGCACCTGTAGCAGATATTTTTTCCAATCCCAACAACCCAATTATCGGATCTCGGGCTTTTGGCGCTACTCCAGAATCTGCGGCGGCTGGTGCGCGTGAATATTTTCTGGGACTGCGAGAGGCGGGAATTATTGGCTGTGCCAAGCACTTTCCCGGACATGGAGACACTAGCACAGACTCTCACCTAGAACTACCAACGCTAAATCTGACGCTGGATGAACTGCGAAGTCGGGAACTCATACCTTTTAAAGCACTGATCGCTGAGCAAGTACCAATGATTATGACTGCTCACATCTTATTTCCCAAAATAGATGCAGATGTACCAGCAACACTATCGCAACTTATCTTAACGGGCATACTCCGAGAAGAACTTGGCTTTGAGGGGGTGATAGTATCTGATGACCTGGATATGAAGGCTGTCTCAGATATGTATTCTCGGAGTGGCACTGTGGCGCAGACATTTAAGGCTGGCTGTGATTTGTTCATTGTCTCCCGTAACTTGCCTTCTTCATCCTTGGAACGCACTTTGGCGATCACTCAAGATTTTGTGGACTCTCTCAACAACGGTAGCCTGGATGAACGCATTGTCGAAGCAGCGAGAATGCGAATTGATAGCCTGCTGGCAATCGCTCCGCAATATTCAGTCTCTTCCCTCGACAAAGATACATTGCTGCGTCATGCAGAATTAGCGATCGCTTGTTCTTTTAAAAATCTATAG
- a CDS encoding septal ring lytic transglycosylase RlpA family protein gives MILFGLLWVTSWIGSFLSLNQSLPSSMKSQVEQTKFSSNLGKLVSQPRPFFVQPKQPVNFWSTTLLPTRFLKIDWGDKEPRKTLNHSPNLFAGRVRNSKNQFCPSLEQMKARQIPVKTASSLSVATLIEATSAHPNFLPNKIMRSPFRVLRLPQSLQNFFRFPNPLEPGFNSSATLPVVVVHRNINNYEVWVNNRLIANLPNKLQATLMQQRLTRLLKSPNLNASKLQPALVDGVPALMVGNRYLFGINKEVTQKANRSGELLAIEWTNNLRAALKAPALSLVKGQLEMYGLKPSKKKMYGLASWYGPYFHGRLTANGEIFNQNELTVAHKSLPFNTFLQVKNLQTGKAVIVRVNDRGPYIPPRSLDLSWVAARCINSEIAGVVPYEAVIMQPSEAKMTLKNLSLTLKNQKPSKKLAVVTDF, from the coding sequence ATGATCTTGTTTGGACTACTTTGGGTTACATCCTGGATTGGTTCATTTTTGTCGCTAAATCAAAGCTTGCCATCAAGCATGAAATCACAAGTTGAGCAGACAAAATTTTCATCCAATTTAGGTAAACTGGTTAGTCAGCCTCGTCCATTTTTTGTACAGCCAAAGCAACCAGTAAATTTTTGGAGTACAACGCTACTACCGACACGTTTTTTAAAGATAGATTGGGGAGATAAGGAACCACGAAAAACCCTAAATCATTCACCGAATCTTTTTGCAGGAAGGGTTAGAAACAGCAAAAATCAATTTTGCCCCTCCCTTGAGCAGATGAAAGCTAGACAAATTCCTGTCAAAACAGCAAGCAGTTTGTCAGTTGCCACTTTGATAGAAGCCACTTCTGCTCATCCAAATTTTCTGCCGAATAAAATTATGCGATCGCCCTTTAGGGTTTTGCGCCTCCCGCAATCGCTGCAAAATTTCTTTCGCTTTCCCAATCCTTTGGAGCCAGGCTTTAATTCTTCCGCTACCCTACCAGTAGTTGTTGTCCACCGCAACATAAATAACTACGAAGTCTGGGTAAATAACCGTTTGATTGCTAACTTACCCAACAAGCTACAAGCAACTTTGATGCAACAACGCTTGACGCGATTGTTGAAGTCACCCAACTTAAATGCCTCGAAATTACAACCAGCATTAGTTGATGGTGTACCAGCGTTAATGGTAGGAAATCGCTATTTATTTGGGATTAACAAAGAAGTTACGCAAAAAGCCAATCGCAGTGGTGAATTGTTAGCAATTGAATGGACTAATAATCTTCGCGCTGCTTTAAAAGCACCTGCACTATCACTCGTGAAAGGACAGCTGGAAATGTACGGTTTAAAGCCTTCCAAGAAAAAAATGTATGGCTTGGCTTCTTGGTATGGCCCCTATTTTCACGGTCGTTTAACGGCGAATGGTGAAATATTCAATCAAAATGAATTGACAGTTGCCCATAAATCCTTGCCTTTTAACACCTTCTTGCAGGTGAAGAATTTGCAAACTGGCAAAGCGGTGATAGTGCGGGTGAACGATCGCGGCCCTTATATCCCACCTAGAAGCCTGGATCTTTCATGGGTAGCAGCTCGCTGTATCAATAGTGAAATCGCTGGAGTTGTACCTTACGAAGCGGTGATTATGCAACCAAGCGAAGCCAAAATGACCCTAAAAAATCTGAGCCTGACACTGAAAAACCAAAAACCTTCTAAAAAGCTTGCAGTTGTTACGGATTTCTGA